In Runella sp. SP2, the genomic window CGTTTTGAGTTGTTCAAAATACTCAGGCATTTTATCCAGTGCTTGTTCGGCTTCTCCTTTGAGGTCGTTGGCTTTCGCTTTTAAATCCTCCAGAGTCTTTTCACCTTCTTCGGTTTGTAGGTACTTGTGTAAAGCTACGCCAGCAGCGGCGCCTAAAATGAACGTTGCTAAGTGTTTTGCATTGACCATGACTATAGGTAGTTTTAAAGATGATGACAGAAAGGTAAAGAATCCCCCAACTTAATACAATGACTTTCTACAGGAATGGATAAACTTGCTTTTCAGTGGATAACTTGAGTTTATTTAGATAAAGTCCAAACTGAATTCTATTTTATTTTGTTGTCTTAACCAAAAGTCATAAACTATTAGCAGTTAAATCAAACCGAATTTTCAACTGCAGGTCGATTTTTGACTTGGACTTCACTTATCTCTGTTTATGTTAGATATTCAAAAAATACGCCAAGATTTCCCAATTTTAAATGAGGTAGTTCACGGCAAATCATTGGTTTACTTTGACAACGCCGCCACTACCCAAAAACCCCTTCCTGTACTTGAGGCATTGGCCAACTATTACGGGCATTACAACGCCAATATTCACCGTGGTATTCACTTTTTAGCCGAAAAAGCAACCTCTGCTTTCGAAGCTTCGCGCCATAAAATCCAAACCTTTCTCAACGCGCCCCGCGTAGAAGAAATCATTTTTACCTACGGAACGACCGACGGAATCAACCTAGTTGCTCAATCGTTTGGTCGTACGTTTCTAAAAGAAGGGGATGAAATCATCATAAGCACCCTTGAACACCACTCC contains:
- a CDS encoding YtxH domain-containing protein, whose product is MVNAKHLATFILGAAAGVALHKYLQTEEGEKTLEDLKAKANDLKGEAEQALDKMPEYFEQLKTEGSEALKKYTPEAERLLQELLDSIKGKTPTDEAVPNDPPSQG